A genomic region of Plasmodium cynomolgi strain B DNA, chromosome 5, whole genome shotgun sequence contains the following coding sequences:
- a CDS encoding VIR-like CYIR protein (putative), producing MLFTYFKKYDSIKTSMGDMKQGECNKYFAYINHINSLYKAYKDYFDCNDKYDPSSLLPLVEHCKTIEPRTPEHIEHGTSEEHTELEDSGSEDEAGSRSDVVEHD from the exons atgtTATTcacttattttaaaaaatatgatagcATTAAAACGAGTATGGGAGACATGAAACAAGGTGAATGCAATAAGTATTTTGCATACATTAATCATATcaattcattatataaagCTTACAAAG ATTACTTTGATTGTAATGATAAGTATGATCCCAGTAGCCTCTTACCGTTAGTAGAACATTGTAAAACCATAGAACCTAGAACTCCTGAACACATAGAACATGGAACTTCTGAAGAACATACAGAATTAGAAGATTCAGGATCTGAAGATGAAGCAGGATCAAGATCGGACGTGGTTGAACATGAT
- a CDS encoding PST-A protein (putative): MAEKESRDEEICLRGTRLDGAPKHDSFFNKDGLLLRSYAWLVKNAIGIIILIHGIKCHARLNFLRPNVEVVSDDNVIVKDENNYYLYEDSWVEYFNKHGYSVFGLDLQGHGLSDGFEKLSYNVKDFDDFAYDVMQYIRNIQDSLNGSNVDDGGDSLSFRDDKICGRKPLPTYVVGLSMGGSVALRMLQILGKSQIENTGLNISGCISISPMITVEKLPSKNSFLFQCVLLPLSKFIADWFPRVRLISKYPYKMYPYVKYFIEYDKNRPKEAVTCKLGYELLRTIDNLDNDIKHMPKDIPVLIIHSKKDILCYYDGSLSFYNRLDVNNKEMHTLDDMEHTVIWEPGNEKVSKKIMDWIMGLSSEVGSTSKGSNVSEVSSASKVSSASEVSSASEVSSASEVSNSSEVSNSSEM, encoded by the coding sequence ATGGCCGAAAAGGAATCGCGCGATGAAGAAATATGCTTGAGGGGAACTCGGCTTGATGGGGCACCAAAGcatgattcattttttaataaggATGGGTTACTATTAAGAAGTTACGCATGGTTAGTAAAAAACGCCATAGGCATTATAATACTAATTCATGGAATTAAATGTCACGCGAGACTAAACTTTTTAAGACCCAATGTAGAGGTAGTAAGCGACGATAACGTTATAGTGAaggatgaaaataattactaCCTTTATGAAGATAGCTGGGtagaatattttaataaacatGGGTATTCCGTTTTTGGATTAGATTTACAAGGACACGGTTTATCAGATGGCTTTGAGAAGCTCAGCTATAATGTAAAAGATTTTGACGATTTCGCCTATGATGTAATGCAATATATTAGGAATATTCAGGATAGCTTAAATGGTTCTAATGTTGATGATGGGGGAGATAGTTTGTCATTTCGAGATGACAAGATATGTGGGAGGAAGCCTCTGCCCACTTACGTAGTCGGTTTATCTATGGGGGGAAGTGTCGCTTTAAGGATGCTACAAATATTAGGAAAGTCACAAATAGAAAATACAGGACTAAACATCAGCGGGTGCATCTCCATCTCTCCGATGATAACTGTTGAGAAGCTACCATCCAaaaattcgtttttatttcagTGCGTTTTACTCCCATTGTCAAAGTTCATTGCTGATTGGTTTCCAAGGGTGAGACTTATTAGCAAGTATCCGTATAAAATGTATCCTtatgttaaatattttattgaGTATGATAAAAATCGACCTAAGGAGGCAGTCACGTGTAAATTGGGCTATGAGCTTTTGAGAACAATCGACAACTTAGACAATGACATAAAACACATGCCTAAAGACATTCCTGTGCTGATTATTCATTCTAAGAAGGACATTTTGTGCTACTATGACGGATCCCTATCGTTCTACAACCGACTCGATGTAAACAATAAAGAAATGCACACATTGGATGATATGGAGCATACCGTCATTTGGGAGCCCGGAAATGAGAAGGTTTCGAAGAAGATCATGGATTGGATTATGGGTCTGTCGTCAGAAGTGGGCAGCACGTCGAAGGGGAGCAACGTGTCTGAGGTGAGCAGCGCATCTAAGGTGAGCAGCGCATCTGAGGTGAGCAGCGCATCTGAGGTGAGCAGCGCATCTGAGGTGAGCAACTCATCTGAGGTGAGCAACTCATCTGAGATG
- a CDS encoding hypothetical protein (putative), giving the protein MFIIKNFTYLLSNKDNITFYVDEMLNILENSDLHKFYNILKNYWDDKDTTSVSCTGKSDLKIHYLCKPLENIVSNWNGICPLLNKKNDKCCCYLTYWLYGVIVKINPSYFCINDIYNMLDNFFKKN; this is encoded by the exons atgtttattattaaaaattttacatatctTCTCAGTAATAAAGATAACATTACTTTTTATGTTGATGAAATgttaa atattttggaaaattcggacctacataaattttataatattttaaaaaactattGGGATGATAAAGACACAACTTCTGTAAGCTGTACCGGTAAAAGTGATCTAAAGATTCATTATCTTTGTAAACCCCTTGAAAATATAGTTAGTAATTGGAATGGTATATGTcctttattaaataaaaagaatgataAGTGTTGTTGTTATTTGACTTACTGGCTCTATGGCGtaattgttaaaattaaTCCCAGTTACTTTTGCATTAATGacatttataatatgttagacaatttttttaaaaaaaattaa